The Bacteroidales bacterium nucleotide sequence CTCTTTCAAGCCATTTAAGCATTGATAACATTATTGTCATAGAGATTAGACACGCTACAACAAAAACCATCCATGTCGCCCATACAGGAATGCTGTTATAGAAAATCACACCGATAAATAACAGCTGATTTCCTAAAGCAGTAGCACTTAGCCATCCACCCTGCATAATGCCTTGATATTTTGGAGGCGCAACTTTCGATACGAAAGCAATACCAAGAGGAGAGATAAACAACTCAGCAACAGTCAATACAAGATAAGTAACAATCAACAATAGTGGAGAAACACGCATTGATTCGGGTAATCCACCCATTGCATTTCTTTCTGCTGCATCTGGCAATCCAATTGAACCTAATGCCATAATTCCAAATGCTAATGCAGCGATTCCCATACCTATTGCAATCTTTTTAGGAGTAGATACCTCCCATCCTTTGTTTCGCATCCAGCCAAATAATCCAATGATTATAGGTGTAAGCGAAACTACAAATATTGGATTAAACGCCTGAAACACTTCAGCACCCTGCAATGTGGTAAAGCCTAAGTTAATATTAATCATTCTTGTATAGTCATTGGCAAACAATGTAAGAGATTGTCCATTTTGGTGAAATGAGAACCAGAAGAAAATAACAACACCAAACACTGCAAATAGGGCATACATACGTTGTTTTATCTCTTTAATATCCATTTCAACTTCCTGAGCATTTTGTTTTACATCAGAGGATTTTACAGAAGGATCAGGTAATCTATTTTTATTAACCAGGAATATTGCCAACGAAATAAGCATTGCGAATATTGCGATACCAAAAGAGTAGTGATATCCTTCCATAAAAATATTCAAATACTTATTAGCAAAAGCTGTTAAATCTCCCGTTACATCTCCAACTTGGGTAGCCAATTCCGACAAACGTACTTGAGCGTCGGCAGAAATTGTTCCATTCAAAAATTGATTACAAAGAGCAGGCAAGTCTGCGTCAAATTTGAAGCCATTGTGCTGTACCCACCAGTTTCTTAAACCTACTGCCATAATGGGCGCAAACATAGCACCAACGTTAATAAACATGTAGAAAATTTGGAAACCTGTTTCACGTCTGTCTGCATACTGTGGATTGTCGTATAGTTGACCAACAACCGCCTGTAAGTTACCTTTAAACAGACCATTACCAAAAGCTATGGCAAACAATCCGAAACAAGTATAGCCAAGAATTAACGGAAAGTTTTTAACAGGTGTTTCTGTTGGAATGGCAATGAGAATATATCCTATCATCATCAACACCAAACCTGCCGTAATGGTGGCTTTATACTTTTTGGTTTTATCTGCAATTAATCCACCAACTAACGCTAAAATGTAGATTAAGGCATAAAAAATAGAATAGATAATAGCTCCCTCTGAGCCGGAAAATCCGAACTTATTGTTCAGGAATAAAAGCAAAATTGCCATCATTACGTAGAAACCGAAACGTTCGCCCATGTTGGCAAGTGCTGCAGGGATTAACCCCTTTGGTTGATTCTTAAACATAGTTTTAGTATTTAATTGTTTTGTTACTATTTATTTGTTTTGAACGAGCGCAAATATAATATTATTTTTAGAGAATAATTAAATAGAAATTCAATCTGTATATATTTGTAACAGTTTTATAAAACAATTAACTCTTCCTATGATTAAAATATTATCATCAAAGCAAATCAAAGATGTTGACATATATACAATTGCAAATGAACCTATTAAATCAATAGATTTAATGGAGAGAGCTGCAACAAATCTGTTTTACAAACTGATAAATGTGCATGGTTACAAAAAATATTTTTTATTAGCCGGTCCTGGAAATAATGGTGGCGATGCAGTTGCTTTGTTCAGAATGCTTATAGAATCAGAAATTCAAGCGAGTTTGATAGTATTAAACGAAACCGATAATTTTTCGGAAGATTGTCTTTTAAACATTCAGCGGCTAAAAGAGAAAAATATTGAATTTTTATGTTGTAAAACATTTTTTGATTTCCCGAAAATCGATGAAGAGTCAATTATTATCGATGGAATTTTTGGTTCAGGACTAAATAAACCGATAAAAGGTTTTTATGCCAATGTAATTGAACACATCAATAAACTACCAAATCATAAAATAGCAATAGACATTCCTTCGGGGCTGTTTTCTGACAATAACAGAAATAATCATGGTGCTATAATTATAGCAAATGAGACTTACACCTTGCAAATACCAAAACTTGCTTTCTTTTTTGCCGAAAACTCTAAATATGTCGGTGATTTATCGATAGTTGATATAGGATTGCACCCTAAAGCTATAGAGTTGGCTGAAACAAAATACTTTTTAACAGAACCGAATGACATAAACAACTTATACATACCGCGACCAAAACATACTCATAAAGGTAATTTTGGACATACACTTGTCGTTGCTGGAAACGATGGCAAATACGGAGCAATGGTTTTATGTGCCTCAGCTTGTTTAAGAAGTGGGGCAGGTTTAGTTAGCGTTTTAACAAACAATAAAGGCGAATTGGTATTAAACTCCTCTATTCCTGAAGCGATGACAATCAGCAACTTGTCTAACTTAACACATGATGATATGAAACGATTTACATCTATAGGAATTGGTCCCGGAATTGGTGTAAGTAATGAAAGTGAAGCATTACTATTAAACATTATTAAAAATTATGATAACACAATGGTATTAGATGCAGATGCACTAAACTTAATTGCAAAGAATCGTGATATTTTAGAATTTATCCCAAAAGAATCAGTTTTGACGCCACATGTTGGCGAGTTTGACAGACTTTTTGGCAAATGTAACGACACTCTTGAGCGAATTGAGAAAGCATCAGAATTTTGTAAAACACATAACATGTTGTTGATTTTAAAGGGAAAAAATAGTGCAGTTATTGATAAACAAGGTTGCGTCCATTTCAACAATACAGGAAATCAAGGAATGTCAACCGCTGGAAGTGGCGATGTCTTAACTGGAATTATTTCAGGTTTATTATCAGTTGGTTATAAACCAAAATATGCAGCAATGCTAGGTGTTTGGCTACACGGCAAAGCAGGAGATAAAGCATTAGACAAAGAGAGTTATGAAAGTTTAATCGCAACAGACATTATAAAACAGTTAGGTTCTGCTTTTAAAACAATTAGACTAAAACAACACGAATAGCAAAATAAAACCAAATTACTATATTTGTGGAGTATTAAATTGACTTAGAAAATGAAAAACTCACTATTCATAAGCTTAGGAATAATTACATTGACGATTGCGGTTTCATGTAAATCAGAGACAAAATTAGCCAAACCGTGCATTATCCCATACTCTGAGGTAAATGAAACACCTCTATTTCTATACAACCTGCCTGCAACTACCATTGCTATGGATATTAAAGTAAAACAAACACAAAGTTTTAAAGGTCCATATTCAAGTTATGCAACGAAATTCTTAGGGTTAGATAATAAGTCCATAATAAAAAGAAATTCTATACATTTTGAGATTGTAGATGTGCAGTTTTCACAGTTTGAAACTCCTGACTCATCGCAATGGTACGCATATATGAACGATCCTTCAATAATCCCAAATTTTTCTCTATCTCAGGAAAATGTTTTAACAAGTTTTAATGCCATTAGTGATAGTATTAAAAAAACTGAATATCCTAATGTGCTTAATCCCACACAAGTTGAATTGGAAGGGGGATTTATTGATTTGGGAGTTATAAAAATTGAAAGTGAAGAGATTCAAACAGTTTACCGCCATATTCAGAGCGATACAGCAATAATAAAAGTACCTGTACAAGAGACTGTTAGAAGCTTAAAAAGCATTGAAGATATGGCAAGACACGTCTCCGACTTTATTATCAAAATTAGAAATCACAGATACGAACTGGTTGCAGGTCTTTATGAAGCGTTCCCCGAAGGAGAATCGTTAAAAGTAAGCATCGAGGAGATGTACAACGTAGAAAACAGGTATACCTCTCTGTTTACAGGCATTAATATAGATACAACGTACACATTTACATTTCTATTTACTCCGCAGGGAAATAGTATAACACCAATTCTAAAGACTCTATGTTATTTTGATTCAGAAACAGGAGTAACGCTTATTACACCGAATCAACAATATATTAATGACAATATAAATCAGCAACTAAGACTTGAAATTGAATATGCCAACTATCATCCTATAATAAGCCAAAGAGTTTCAAACGGTGGACCTGTTTATAGGATACCCGCACTATGTGAAGTTAAAATATTGCTTGGAGAGAAAACTGTAAGCTCTAAGCTGTTAAGTATAAATCAACTGGGCAATGTTATACAGTTGCCTGTTGGAATACTAAGTAACAGTGACTACAAAATTGAAATAGACAGCAAAACAGGAAATCTTAAATCAATTATAACAGGAAGCGATTACGGTACAAAAAACAAAAAAAGTAGTAAACAAAAGTAACCTGAAAGTTTTCTACAGCTTAAATTGTAATAATCCCATTTTTAATAGCATATTTTATTAAATCTGTAAACTTTTCAAATCCTAGTTTATTAAGGATATTCTCTTTGTGCGACTCTACTGTCCTTGAACTGATATCTAAAGTAGTACTTATCTCTTTTGCAGTGGCACCGTCACACCATAGTTTAATCACATCTATTTCACGTTCAGAAAGATCTGCATTAACCACCTTCCCTTCTTTAGATGGTAATGAAAACTTGTTTTCTGATTGAATAAGTTGTCCTGTCTTGTACAAATCAAACAAAATTTTTGAAACAGTTTTACCATAATAGTTTTCCCCTTCGCAAACAGAATCTATGGCATGAAGTATCTCAAACGTCAAATCCGACTTGCTTACATATCCCTCCACTTCAATATCCAACAATTCAAAGAGCAACTCTTCTGATGATTCAGACGATAGCATTATTATTTTAATATCTTTAAACTTAGACTTTAGGCAGCGTGATATTTCTATCCCCGACATATCTGGTAGAACAATATCAAGTAAAATAATATCTGGAAGATTCCCTAATTCAAGAAATGAAAATAGCTCTTGACCTGTTGAAGCTTCAAAAATTATTTCAACTCTATTTTTTTTATCCTTTTTACTTAATACCGAACGTAGCCCTATTCTAAACAACTCATGGTCATCTATTACTACTACTTTTACTGTATTATATGATGTCGTATCTGTCAATTTAATATAGAATATGTGTTTATACTGTTTTCTCTAATTCAAAGGATATTTTAGTTCCTTTGTCTACTTTACTTTCAACTAATAACTTATCATCATTTTTTTCAATAAACTCCATTGATACTGTAAGCCCTAATCCGCTACCCTTTTCTCCCAAAGTGCCATCGCTAAGAATAGCCTCTTTTTTAGAAAAAATACTTGCGATTTGCTTCTCGGTCATTCCTATTCCAAAGTCTTCTACCATTACTTGCCACCCTTTCTTTGAAGATGCTATTTTTATGATAACTTCCGAACCACGATGCGAAAATTTAACCGCATTATTAATTAGATTTCTAACAACAGTGCTTATCATCTGTTTATCAGCAAAAGTATAGCACTCTTCAGGCATTTCGGTTTTAAGTTCGATATTTTTCCTCTCTGCTGCGATTGATAACAATTTAACTGCATCATTAATGACTTCTGCCAGATTGAAAA carries:
- a CDS encoding peptide MFS transporter, whose amino-acid sequence is MFKNQPKGLIPAALANMGERFGFYVMMAILLLFLNNKFGFSGSEGAIIYSIFYALIYILALVGGLIADKTKKYKATITAGLVLMMIGYILIAIPTETPVKNFPLILGYTCFGLFAIAFGNGLFKGNLQAVVGQLYDNPQYADRRETGFQIFYMFINVGAMFAPIMAVGLRNWWVQHNGFKFDADLPALCNQFLNGTISADAQVRLSELATQVGDVTGDLTAFANKYLNIFMEGYHYSFGIAIFAMLISLAIFLVNKNRLPDPSVKSSDVKQNAQEVEMDIKEIKQRMYALFAVFGVVIFFWFSFHQNGQSLTLFANDYTRMININLGFTTLQGAEVFQAFNPIFVVSLTPIIIGLFGWMRNKGWEVSTPKKIAIGMGIAALAFGIMALGSIGLPDAAERNAMGGLPESMRVSPLLLIVTYLVLTVAELFISPLGIAFVSKVAPPKYQGIMQGGWLSATALGNQLLFIGVIFYNSIPVWATWMVFVVACLISMTIMLSMLKWLERVAS
- a CDS encoding NAD(P)H-hydrate dehydratase produces the protein MIKILSSKQIKDVDIYTIANEPIKSIDLMERAATNLFYKLINVHGYKKYFLLAGPGNNGGDAVALFRMLIESEIQASLIVLNETDNFSEDCLLNIQRLKEKNIEFLCCKTFFDFPKIDEESIIIDGIFGSGLNKPIKGFYANVIEHINKLPNHKIAIDIPSGLFSDNNRNNHGAIIIANETYTLQIPKLAFFFAENSKYVGDLSIVDIGLHPKAIELAETKYFLTEPNDINNLYIPRPKHTHKGNFGHTLVVAGNDGKYGAMVLCASACLRSGAGLVSVLTNNKGELVLNSSIPEAMTISNLSNLTHDDMKRFTSIGIGPGIGVSNESEALLLNIIKNYDNTMVLDADALNLIAKNRDILEFIPKESVLTPHVGEFDRLFGKCNDTLERIEKASEFCKTHNMLLILKGKNSAVIDKQGCVHFNNTGNQGMSTAGSGDVLTGIISGLLSVGYKPKYAAMLGVWLHGKAGDKALDKESYESLIATDIIKQLGSAFKTIRLKQHE
- a CDS encoding DUF4831 family protein translates to MKNSLFISLGIITLTIAVSCKSETKLAKPCIIPYSEVNETPLFLYNLPATTIAMDIKVKQTQSFKGPYSSYATKFLGLDNKSIIKRNSIHFEIVDVQFSQFETPDSSQWYAYMNDPSIIPNFSLSQENVLTSFNAISDSIKKTEYPNVLNPTQVELEGGFIDLGVIKIESEEIQTVYRHIQSDTAIIKVPVQETVRSLKSIEDMARHVSDFIIKIRNHRYELVAGLYEAFPEGESLKVSIEEMYNVENRYTSLFTGINIDTTYTFTFLFTPQGNSITPILKTLCYFDSETGVTLITPNQQYINDNINQQLRLEIEYANYHPIISQRVSNGGPVYRIPALCEVKILLGEKTVSSKLLSINQLGNVIQLPVGILSNSDYKIEIDSKTGNLKSIITGSDYGTKNKKSSKQK
- a CDS encoding response regulator transcription factor — translated: MTDTTSYNTVKVVVIDDHELFRIGLRSVLSKKDKKNRVEIIFEASTGQELFSFLELGNLPDIILLDIVLPDMSGIEISRCLKSKFKDIKIIMLSSESSEELLFELLDIEVEGYVSKSDLTFEILHAIDSVCEGENYYGKTVSKILFDLYKTGQLIQSENKFSLPSKEGKVVNADLSEREIDVIKLWCDGATAKEISTTLDISSRTVESHKENILNKLGFEKFTDLIKYAIKNGIITI